The Schistocerca serialis cubense isolate TAMUIC-IGC-003099 chromosome 12, iqSchSeri2.2, whole genome shotgun sequence region tacttactctttacattgtatcctctccttttccagtttcggttatgtgttgtcctgccataatattgtctagccccaaaactacggacatTTAGTGGAGCTGTCCACCGTTTCCCAGCTGGCTCCctcggtctgtctgtctgtagttgtcgttttgttcactagtttcaacaaacccccttctatcttgttctcttccccaattcgtatttctatcattcctgttatctctcctccatcctccctcgtgtgtattgtttctgaaatcattttcatatcttcTGTCccccctatttggagcattatttctagaattttcaaagtctctcctcccataataatctctcTTTACATTCctgtttcttcccccccccccctccccccctacccccctcccccccccctcccatcccccaatACTGGTTGTTGCCAGAACCAAAACTTTGGTtattttctctatttcaggaactcttccattcaattgtctggtccatggaccaattcccactgcagtctctctggtaaccttctttttaaagcatcaatttgtgtcataatatcaagAGTTAGTCAggtgagcaagttttttcaattgatctctgcaaaatttttgcattccccctactttccctctgtacactggtccatttagaaattctgactttaatctggcttgtatggattgtgaccaaaatttacaaataaatttagcttcaaactcttcaaaagtattccaagaatcaaaattctcatttgcccaggatagggctTCCCTTCTAGAAACCTTTTtattaacttaatttttatgttatctgacattcctactacaaacatatccttacattggtgaataaagtcaatagggtgcagattttcaccaggaaagcatttcacttggatgtgcccatacattgtattttgattgtaaaacatttgtttggaCATCACAGCGtcttccaattgtgtatatttagggtgtatattttctacttttgtatctacattagtggtatacaggttctattcttgtttaaggttttctgatgttttgtctattctctgatctaatctttctacttcagtatctactctgttgttgatgacagcaatgctgtctgtgttagtttgtatgtttttatttaaactttcaactttaacttgaaattcttttctgaagtgtatcaaCTGTTCACTAGTGTtcttactgagggtagttttaatttcctcacacttctcattgagatgagtacTTAATAGATCAAAATTCAGACTTAACTTATGCAGTCtgtctgtgttttctttaagtttcaaatCTAATAGATCAAACCTGTCTGTGTTTTCTGTAAGTTTCAAATTTACTTGTTCACTCGATTGTTCaagttgcgagcttatttgagtCGCAAACCCTGTTAGCCcctctgttaagtttaattgttcaccctcccctggttcaatttttaaatttcctacgatctcatcactctcaggtagagacatgttaactacTAATTTTTTAAACgacgatgacaacaacaacaaaaaataccttgcttttttatttttttattttattttattttatttttttgaactcTGCTATGATGTCATGGTCGGTGTTCCTTGTTGGCTTTCTTCACTTTTATTCGGTTTTAtcgaagctgaagtcttgattAATGAATTCCATTGGCATAATCCAGATGTTAATCTTCTGAGTGGTGTGATGATAATTTTTCGTAGTCGCACTTACACCCGTTTTTtcactttgaaatattttcactgttgccacactgcacaaataaacttttttgtaGTGCTAAGCACTTACAAAATTTATCGCTGCACTcagatcccggacgagcccccactttTATAATGGtcacctagtcgtagatattgctataatcgcactatttccctcccatttacggagcttgttagcacttgatgttaggttggcaccattaaaatgcattgtggtagtcgctgctgcttgctggatcgctgctgtgtctcaatgctaatgctggctctaaatctggttgtctagggggaaaaaaaaaagtcccgtgtttttgatgtgcttttgatgataaataatgagcgaaaccaacaaatatttaaacttcaaatatttattactctggtggccatcttaattccactgtccaccaaagacaatgacacaacacagagTACCACTTCTTTTACATCTTCCTAATGTTGGTCATTGGCGACATTGCCAACGGATAGGTGTGCAGTGACCTGCGATCTGAGTTTGCTACTCTTTTGTCACCGTATTAATTAAAATGTTGCATGTTGTTAAAAAGTGATCCCTTGTTTTTGAAATGGATACTGAGTTGGGCCATGTTTCTAAATTTTAATTGTTGTTCATAGTTTAATAGTTATTGTAAGTGGGCTTGTACGTCCCATCGTACTCAAAGAGGGATAAATGCTTCTCTAAATTTATTCCTCCTCTAGTCCACGAGACATAGATATcccactgaaaataattttttcaataGGGATTACGAACTGTTATAAGAAGAAAGTAAGTAACATTATTATGTCAAATTTATGTAttcacattttaacattttcatgagttttttcaaaatttggcTGAATACATAGTGGCACTTCGCTGTAGCGCTTGGATCGTGATAATTTTGTATGGATTGTGTGATGCATTCTTCCTTGAGCCCCACTACAGCGGTGAAGTAAATTTGTGGTGGTTTGTTTTGTTCCTAACACATTTCTGCAAACAGTTAGGCTTTTAAGGCCTCAAACAGGACTCACTGGGATCCTAGCCTCGCCTGTTAATGTATTTCACGAGTTGCCACTCCTTCAGAGTCTGTAGATAGAAGTACTCAGTCTTGTCTTCTCACACGTCTGCTCACCATTCTTAGTCGTTTCTCGAGTTCCCAGGAGAGTCTGTTCATCTCCCTCAGTTACTGTGGAGTCTCTACTTTGCTGCCGTACCCTTCTGTGACTGTTTTCCTGGCAGTCAATgtcccaagtgtgtgtgtgtgtgtgtgtgtgtgtgtgtgtggggggggggggggggggtgttcagacTCACAGCGACAAGGAGTGCTATTATCATCGTCCCCCCACATTTTTGTGGGGTCTCGAATACCAGACAGTAGATACGCGACAGCATTTTCTGGCTTTTCCCTCAATGACAAGTATGCCGTGTGGGTCACTGTGTCTGTTACCCCTTTCAGACCCAAATTATTCTCAGCCATGAAAAAAAAATATCTATTCATTGTAATAGGTAAAAACATAATAAATCcaacaaaatcactgaaaaattttatttacattttacggAATGTCCATTGTAATGGACAAAGAGTATCAACGGTTGTTACATCCTGCATTGTGGAACATTTTGAAACAATTCCTTCCTTTGACAAAACATAGATGAACATTACATTTCTCACAAAAGACATGAGTTTTATTCTTACAACTAGGCATTTTACACCTTGAAGCTTCTGTATTATCATGGTACCCAGGAAAATGTCCAGTAAGATCATTCCGAATCTCTGGTGCCGGACGAATCTCAGTTCTTGCTCTTTTTGCTTTTATGTCCTGTAAATCACTACTGGGTCTGCCACGTTTCACTTTGGTACTAGTGCCCATTTTTACAAGAGCCTCTCCTATTCTCATCTTAAAATGAAGTAAATCCATTGTCTCTTTCTCTCCCAGTGATTCAGTATTTCTTTTGTATTCCAACCAACTGTTCACACACGCTAAATCTACAGCATGGAACAACATTCTCAATGTCCATTTTCTAGGTTTAATAAAAATCCTATACATGCTAATTAACATATCTATTTTGTCAACGCCACCCATAGCATGGTTGTAACAACGTACAACTTCAGGCTGTGAGACAGAAACATATGTCTTTCTTGATTTTTCCCAGCGCTGTACTTCATCTTGACTACCACATCCTACAAAATTTGATGCCAGAACTACTGGTCTGTTGTCAAACCATTTACACATTATCAATGCTTCATTCATGCTCACCACTTCTTCAGAAAAACCACGCCCTTTCTTTTTCAAATCCTTATCACTGGTGAAAGGTACATTTGGCATGCGACATAGTCTTGCTGTTCCTGCtgcatatatatattttatttttaatatttctagtaagttgaatgttgtgaagaaattatcaaaatataaataagcatgtTCCCTGTTAATTCTCTCAACAAGTTTTAGAACAATAGATGCCCCTAAACCAAACTTTCTTACAAACTTGTTTGAGATTTCTGGAGTATCTCCTTGGTACAACAGAAAGTCATAGCACAGACCACTTCTTCCacataataaaaacagttttataCCCCAAGGTTTTGGCTTTCCCTTACAATACTGCTTTACTCCTAAatgacctttgaaaggaatcatttgCTCGTCAACACACAATTCTTCCTCAGTCTGTAGTTCCAAACATCTACGTCTAATACAATCATAAATGGGTCTCACTTTGTAAAATTTGTCTTTGCAATTTTCTGGCCTTGCGAAATTGTCAATTACATGGAAATTTGATCTCAGTTGGAAAAATCTCTCTCTTGACATACTTTCCACAAAGGGATCTAAATGCAATGCTGAATCCCAATACATTCTAACTCTGGGGTATTTCAAGCATCCCATAATTATATGAAGTCCTAGGAAAGCCTTTATTTCCGTTACATTTGTCGGTGTAAATGTTTTCCCGTGTTGCAATGCATACATGTTGGTTTTTTCAACCATATTTTCTAAGCAAGCATGAGAAATGTACTCTGAAAAATATTCAATGGGTGTCATATCACACTCTGATGGCTGCACTGAATACTGGTCTTCACCTATAGGTGTGTTTTGGAGTGTAGGcgattttcttctccatctaaTATCACTTTTTTCACTAAACACCCACTCAGATGGAATAATAGTCTTCAACATTTGAGTCCTGTGCATAAGTATGATTTTGGTCATCATCTTCTGTGCTGCAACTATCGTCCTCCAGTTCCTCTTCGTAGTTTGTGGCTACATCAGCACCTAAAAATGACAATGCAGTATAGCAACAACCAGGTCAAAATATATATAATAGTCAGGTGAGATTGATAGTCTTATTAATACATACCAGGTCTAGTGCATTGTGGAATAGATTCTGCATCATCAGGGCCACTTTCTTCGTTTTCTGAGAGCTCTAAGTCAGAAACCTCACCTGACATCAGCAAATCCAGTATTTGGGAAGCATCCCTCTCAATATGataaaattctgaaaatcaatacgtCAGATGTAAGCAATTTCATGAACACTGTTGAAACAAGACACAAATACCAAGTCTGAAGCAATAACATCAAGTACAACTACTGCAATATTGTACATAAATGCTTGGAATTTTATCTACTGAACCTTTGGTaacataaaataaattagtttCGTCCCCTATGTTACAAGAAAGGCGCAGTTGCATCACAGAAGTCATTTTCATATAGCAGAGATACATTACAAGCACACAAGTAAAACCAGCCATTGGGACTAAATGTCCATTTCAATGGACATCAGTTTTGTAACGTCGATAATACAGTGATTTTCCGAAGCCTGTATCTAATTTTGCTGTAGAAAGTATCCAAAACCTtactaaaacaaataaaacttaaaaacaagGGGAACTCTAACTAATTGGTCGAAATATGTACCCACCTTTTACGTGCTTCCTCTGTGCGGCCACCTTGTCTCAAACAACGTCCAAATACTTCGTGACTTCACCACTAGATGGCAGGATCGCCCATCAGATTGAACCACAAGACTTCCATTTCGACGTACAAGCAATCCTAAAAACATCTGTGCTCTCAGATATGAGATATTACTCTCGAAAAGTAGTGTCCATTGAAATGGACaaggggtctgaaagggttaaacccTGCGATACTGCTCCCAGTCCGTCTGGATGTCTTTCCACGGAAAATAGACTGTGGTTGTTCATCCTATGGAATCTAACTAATACCGGGTTGCGATCCCAAGTGAGATCCCGAATTGTGTTTGGCATCATGCCCCCACCTACGTTCGTGGTTAATAAAACATCCATGGCATCAGGCCTGTGATCTGCCACGAGTGGGATTGGGTTGCGCCATCGGAGTCGTGAACAGTATATCGGAACATGTCCACCATTTGGAACAGCTCTTAAACCTTCAGGTTGTATGGGAGTTCTGTGCAGGGTGTTCGGCATTGAACTGCCTGCCTATTGCTACATTGGAATACCTGTCAAATACTTCTCAAGTCATTCTTGAGGAGCTACCAGTTGCAGACCAGGTAGGCCGCTCTGGTGATCAGCTTGCCTCTCTTGGCATTTATGGACACTAGTGTGATTTAGAAGTGTGCAGGGGTTATGCAGCGTCTTGTTTCTCGGTGTGGGTGGCACAATTGGGCCATGTCGTTTTTAATGACACAGACATGTTACAGTTTGCAGGTGTCTGTCTTCTGGGCATGTTCTGTACCTTTTAAGTGATGTGTTGCTGGGTTAACTTTGGGCACATTTTCATTTCCCCACTGTCTAAAGCCAAAAGTCTCACAAACACAGATTTCGTCACTGCCTTATTTTCTACAATAATACCTTCATCCAGCAAATGATTGTGTAACAGCTTAAGGGGACACAGTCACGAGGGAACTCCCATAAGGGATCAATGCTAAAACGAGCAAACGTCAGGTACACTTTCCGTATAATCAATCCTATTAGTTCGGTCAGCCCACCTACGCAACCGAACATTAAATGACAAACGTGaatcattacaattaaatattggaAGAGAGTCATATTTCGTTATGTATATTAATGCAGACTTTCGGCTTCTACAATTCTGAACATCAAATACGCCATTAATACTCCCGAACATAAATTCTATCCCAGATCTGActtcatttaaaaacattttttctttgaGCTTTATGTAACAATGAAGATGCGTCAAATTACCTTGAGCAAAAGGTTCCTCTGATACACAATACTCCAAAATAGACCAAACAGACAAAATAGTGTCCACAAAGTGCTGTTTTCCAGACACAGAACGAGCATCGACTGTAATGAGAAAGCTCTCACTCCTCTTTTTATACCCACGCCGACGAGTAGAACTTGCAGCAGCGTCTGGCACATGTCCAAGCCGGTCAGGCACATCCTGGCCTGCCGCCGACCTTGGGGAAGCTACGCAATCCCTAAATCGTGGAATCTTGCCACTAGTAATACTAGGTGGCAAGACTTCACTTTCTAATGGGGCTGCCACAGGGTTTTCACTCGCAGCGGATGACCTCGCAGTTCCGAATAAGTACACTGGCATGCGCGACAGCGGCATCTCCCATCCGTCGTCAAATTGAGATTGTGCAGAGTCCTCACTTGTCCCGTGCTGCGCAGGAGAAGTAGCTGTGTGATGTTCGGTACCTTGGGCTTGTTGATGACTATTGGTAATGCTTTCATGATCTTCCCTTTGGTATCCCACAGCGGGACGCAAGTTGTAAGCCATCCTGAAATatccaataaataataaaaatgtgccaacaACTGTCAtctgaaatgtaaacaaaattcattctGACATTTACAATGCCAATGCATCTTTTCTTTAGATAACTTGTGTACTAGCCTATATTTATCTTTACCCTGATCAGGAGACCTCACTACCcatgaggccattttctaggatggcctttGGCTGTGTGTCTGAGGTATGACTTCTGAGGTTTTCTTATTGAGGCTCTAATAATTATACCACAATGGCCTATAACGGTCTTGTCTAAAATCGAAGTACCTATTAGCACACCTTATACCAGTAGGCATAAAAACAAATTCTCTGTATGCGTCCCTAAACTGATGAATTAGATCATCCAAGTTTGGCTTATAATACCACAATTCTTCTAACACAATAACAGCTGCAGGATCATTTATTTTGTTGCCATAAAACGTAATAGctaattcatcaatcctctgttgaCTGTTGGGAACTAG contains the following coding sequences:
- the LOC126428045 gene encoding uncharacterized protein LOC126428045 isoform X2, coding for MSVGMCNKLSQPMQQQLQNSRPVPDTECEQQELPHTTPEFYHIERDASQILDLLMSGEVSDLELSENEESGPDDAESIPQCTRPGADVATNYEEELEDDSCSTEDDDQNHTYAQDSNVEDYYSI
- the LOC126428045 gene encoding piggyBac transposable element-derived protein 3-like isoform X1 produces the protein MMTKIILMHRTQMLKTIIPSEWVFSEKSDIRWRRKSPTLQNTPIGEDQYSVQPSECDMTPIEYFSEYISHACLENMVEKTNMYALQHGKTFTPTNVTEIKAFLGLHIIMGCLKYPRVRMYWDSALHLDPFVESMSRERFFQLRSNFHVIDNFARPENCKDKFYKVRPIYDCIRRRCLELQTEEELCVDEQMIPFKGHLGVKQYCKGKPKPWGIKLFLLCGRSGLCYDFLLYQGDTPEISNKFVRKFGLGASIVLKLVERINREHAYLYFDNFFTTFNLLEILKIKYIYAAGTARLCRMPNVPFTSDKDLKKKGRGFSEEVVSMNEALIMCKWFDNRPVVLASNFVGCGSQDEVQRWEKSRKTYVSVSQPEVVRCYNHAMGGVDKIDMLISMYRIFIKPRKWTLRMLFHAVDLACVNSWLEYKRNTESLGEKETMDLLHFKMRIGEALVKMGTSTKVKRGRPSSDLQDIKAKRARTEIRPAPEIRNDLTGHFPGYHDNTEASRCKMPSCKNKTHVFCEKCNVHLCFVKGRNCFKMFHNAGCNNR